A genomic region of Podarcis raffonei isolate rPodRaf1 chromosome 13, rPodRaf1.pri, whole genome shotgun sequence contains the following coding sequences:
- the LOC128399704 gene encoding pyrin domain-containing protein 1-like: MEKTIADCLMSTLENLREDELKRFKLKLNEFPLREGYDNIPLGTLEKADVVDLSHHLLSFYLEDYAVQVTAEVLRAINCRNEAQRLLALTGKE, from the coding sequence ATGGAGAAGACCATCGCAGACTGCCTGATGTCCACGCTGGAGAACTTGCGGGAGGACGAACTCAAGAGATTCAAGCTCAAGCTCAACGAGTTCCCCCTCAGGGAGGGCTATGACAACATCCCCCTAGGGACACTGGAGAAGGCAGATGTGGTGGACTTAAGCCACCACCTTCTGAGTTTCTACCTGGAAGATTATGCTGTGCAGGTGACGGCCGAGGTCCTCAGAGCCATCAACTGCAGAAACGAGGCACAGAGGCTCCTTGCCCTCACCGGGAAGGAGTAA